The sequence CTGCTTTCCTTTGGAGTGGCTCTCCGAATGTCACCAGCAAAGTAAAGGTTTCTTGGGAGGACGTTTGTTGCCCCAAAGAAGAAGGAGGTCTTGGAATTCGAAGAGTAAAAGATGTGGACACGGTCTTCAGCTTAAAGTTGATATGGCGCTTGTTTCAGAGCTCGAACTCCTTATGGGTCGCCTGGGTGAAGCGGTATCTCCTCAAACAAGCATCTTTTTGGGATGTGCGGGACACAAGTGCGGGCTCATGGGTGTGGTGGAAGTTGCTCAAACTGAGACCGCTAGCGAAAAATTCCTGCGTATGGAGATCCGTAATGGTTGGCGCGTCAAGTTCTGGTTTGACCTATGGCATCCTCTTGGTAGAATGATCGATATCACCGGAGAGGTGGGCATCCAAAAGCTTGGCATTAGAAGAAATGCCACAATATGTGACGTGCTGAGGGGAAATGAGTGGCAATTTAGGTACTGCAGAGACCCTGGCATACGCTTACTCGGGGACCAGATCAGAGCTTTCCCGGTAGTGTTAGATCCTGATGCTGAGGACGCAGTTCTCTGGAAGAAGGATGTGAATGTGTTTCAGGGAGTTTTTGAAGCACACAGTACTTGGAATCTGATCCGAGTACACAAGGTGGTGCTGTCATGGAGTAGAATCATTTGGTTCCCGCAAAATGTCCCTAGATTTGCATTTGTAGCGTGGCTTGCAATAAAGGACAGGTTAGCTACGGGACATCGTATGAGTAACTGGAGCCAAGGACTAGCTTGTGGTTGTGTTTTTTGCGGTGAGCCTGATGAAACTCGAGACCATCTATTTTTTGCTTGCCCCTATACTTTCACCTTATGGATTGACGTCGCTGGTTTGCTACTGGGCACGCCCCCTGATCCTGATTGGTACATCACAATGGAACAGATTGCTCATCATTCGCACGATAAGTTAACTACTATCCTACTTCGATTGGCATACCAGGTGACTATCTACTACATTTGGAGAGAATGGAATGACAGGAAGCACAATAACACAGTGAGGTCAGTCCAGCAACTTGCCCGCATTGTTGACAAAACCATTCGCAGTCGTATCATGTCTACCCGATACTTCGAGAAGCCCAAGCTGAGAGAGCTCCTCCAACGATGGTTCACAACTCGGATCAGCACAGCTTAAATcattttgtttattctttttcaTACAAAGTTATAGGGATGTACATAAATAAACTTTGGGGCTATGGCTCTtgatgatcaataaatttaaaatttcatcaaaaaaaaatattaatttagaatttgcatctaatttaataatatcaaatttgtataaaataaatattaaaattgttaagtatatatattagtcCGCACATGATGCAGACCATCAACTAgttaataatattaaacaatagaaatatttttttgatatatattatgaaataaaaaatatattttttgttgactAGATTTCcattaaaagaaaacataagcCCAATGAGCAGTACAATGAGTTTCAGCCTATACATAAAGAGTCCAACGGATTACAACTAAGTTTACAATAAAACCCAAATGCAAAAGTGATTAATCTTTATCAACTCGGCTACGCGTCCACTCTAATCAAAGTGACAAACATGTGCCTCTACACGTGGCAAGCATGCATCTCCTAGGTTAACCTATCGCCGGAATGTTGCTTCGCCATGAAATCGCTTTCCGATTTTACATCTTTGCCATAATTCGAGCCTCTCCGATTAGATGTCGAAACCCAATGAGTAGCTTCTCTATCTGCAATTCCTCTCCCATCCTCAGCCTTCATCAGCTTCCAAAACGAGTGCATCTGTTTCTCCGGAAAGCTCAGCCAGTAGAAGCCTCGTCCACTAAAGATTACGAGTCCTAATCAGTGAGATATTACCCGGTTGAGAAGATGAATACAATTGAGTAGAGGCTAGATAGACTAAGATGATGAAGCCGAGAGCCACCGGCCCTTTATACTCCGATTAGAATCAACGTTTTTGGTCGGAGCATTTATTAACTCAACCTATAACATAACTaaagaagagaaagatgaaGATTGATTTTGGGTAGGGGTTGAAGAACACACCAAAATCGCCTTATGCGAAACAAGAAATCGCTGTATGCAAAACAAAAATTCGCCGTATGTAAAACATAAATTCGCCTAAATGCGAAACAAAAATCGATCCCTGGAATCGAGGATATTTTACATACAAAAGAACTTAATCAACATCTTCCTCTGAAAAATAGAGGTTTGGTAAGAGGAAAAAGTTGAGAGAGAACTTCAAGATTCATACCGGTAGATACAAATTTATAAACgaaaacatatatgaaaacatatGTGTTCAGAGAGAGAtaggaaataaaaaatacatatacgttcaaaaatatatcttttcgaaaagaaaacaacgtttataatttataaacgaAATATCAGTTTTATGTGTGTTTAATTCAACCAAACCAAGTAAAGTACCCAACCCACGTCTATTTGGATAaacagtattaaaaaaaaattgccaATATTTTTCCACAAgaagatagactaaaaggtACTTACGAAGCTTCTGGCTTCAGATCATTTTTAATAAGGAAAACCAAAATAGTATAATTACTTACCAAAGACGCGAATGGCTGGCGGGTGCGAGTGATTAAATAcgattagagagagagagagaaaagcttGAAACTTTGACGATTTCGACATCTAAAAGGAGATTGTAATTGACCGCAAGAAAGAAGATTCCTCGGGTACACGTCTTTGAATTTGTTCTTTGTTTGATGATTGATTCCTCCTTGGACCCATTTCTAGGTTACCTTCACGATTAGGATCGAAaagtgtttcctttttccgatTCTGAGTTTTCGTGTTTTTTGTCTCAAAGCAAGAATCTTTCATGACGACCAGTTTCGCATTCACCGGTGATGATGACTCTTCAAAGCAACTCGTCTTGCTTGCATCCGTTTGTTCCGGCATGCTCATGTGCAAAATCGTAAGTCCTTTAGGTCAACGATGATGCAAGATagactctgttttttttttaaacaatttgtGTTCTTCTTGTTCTTAAGGTTTATGACTTGACTGGTTTCATAAGTCCTTTGCTCTTCAGTGCTTATGGGAAACTCGACAGCAAAGTTAGAATGGAATGGAACAACaggttttgatttctttttcttctgtcGTGGATTCAAGATTTGTATTTGAGTTaagatatttctttttttttttcacagggGATTCTCAACGTTCCATGCTGTTTTTGTGTCTGTGGCTTCAATCTATCTCCTGGTGATTTCAGATCAGTTTGATGAGAGTGTTCATGGTGATTTAGTCATCAATAGTACAACGAGGCTATCGGAATCTGTAATGGGGGTGAGTTTTCTAcatcatttttttattctttgcaTTCCATGTTTATTAATGAATCTTTATGTCTCTTTACAGATCTCCTTAGGCTATTTTGTAGCAGACTTAATGATGATCTTTTGGCATTTTCCTACTCTTGGTGGTGTTGAATATGTAAGTATCAAAgcatcatatattattttccATAAATGTTGATACAGAGTTAGTTAGCATTTAATTCCGGTTTGAATTTTCATTTAAGctaatgtttgtttttttctgttGTTACCTATTCAAGGTTTTCCATCACTGCTTATCAATGTTCTCCATTATTCTTTCTGTCACAAGTGGACAAGCACAGTTCTACATATTCATGGTTCTCTTATCGGAGGCCACTACCCCGTTTGTCAACCTACGGTGGTGAGTTTTTTCGGATTTAGAAAGTCCAGTTAAAGATTTTAGATACGCGTGGCCTCTAAACATCATAACTGCAGGTACTTGGATGCTAGTGGTCAAAAAGGCTCCAAGGCTTACACACTCAATGGAATTGCCCTTTTCTTGGGTTGGCTGGTAGTGTTTGATTGACCAAAACAAATCATCTCTCTCTGTTCTAGCGTAACCGAATGTAATTGCTTTTTCTTTTGCAGGTGGCGAGGATCCTTTTGTTTATCTACTTCTTTGTACACATGTACTCCCATTTCCATCAGGTGATTTCAATGCTGAGCTTGAGCACCTTTTAGAGATGTGAATCTGAAAAGTCGCTATTTTTGCAGGTGAAGCAAGTGTTTCCACTGGGATTTTACAGCCTTCTTGCGGTAGGACCGGTCCTGTCAACGATGAATCTTCTTTGGTTCTGGAAGATCACCAAAGGATTAATCAAAACAATCTCCAAGGCGACCGGGAAGAAAAAACAGTGATGGTCTCTGCTTGACATGAAAATGGATTTGGATTGCATTCACTTTGATCTGTTCATGAAAAAAGATTGATTGATATCATGTTGTGCCTTTTCTATGGAAATTGTATATTCACAACCTTCAGCTATTTCTTAGTTATTCAACTTGTAAAGTTTTAAGCAGAATCAGAGTTTCAGGTCACTCAGATTTTATTGATGCTAGTTTTATCATTTGCAAAAGAATGGTTTTAGGCTCGGTTTGGTGTAAACCGAGCAATGACAAATACAATCTTTAAATCGATTAGGTGATTCAAGTTGATAGAAGAAATTAGTTAAAGGTTGGATGGATATAAGATTTTCTATGGTGAATTTTTGTCTTATGTAGGGGCATGGGCGTTCGATACAATCCAACGACACTTAAGTGAAGTCACTGAACAGATAAAGGTTAcaagataaaattttaaaaatcacagTGTATCACCTTCGACACATATCATGGGTAGTGGGTGCTTTTTGTCGCGCACGAATGATTGTATTAGGTCAACTAAATAGTGAGGAACATTAACATTTTGCACCAATTTGTAAACCTAGAGGACAATTGGAAATAAGTaaaatctggatattgatcTCACGTAATTTTCTTTCTCTTGTGCATACCATATGAATTTATTGGTCGTCGTGTAGTTCACATGAACAGCTTAACACTTATACATTCCGGCTTAACAATTGTTCGTTCACACTGAATCAGACCCCACCAGCTTCGGCTTAAAATCCAGCTGAGACAGTTTCTGAAGCATCCTCAGTTCGACGCCGCCCTACGTATTGCAGATCAAGTTCTCTTTCTGCTTacaatttcttcttcttcattcgaTAGCCATTTGATTCATGATGCTTTCAAACCATTGTTAGCAGAATGCAATGTCGGAACAGATCTCCCACCTCAGTTACCTCCTCTGTGATATTCAACACCTTATTGACTTAAAACAAAATGCTTTCTTCCTAACTGCTCTCATTACAGAATGAGTCCTACTGAACACGAAGCATTATGAcgataaatttaataattttatgcaGTTGGGTATCGGGAGTTAAGCTGAGCCATTAAACAATTCAACATAGCACCAAGACTTGGAACTCAAACTATAAATAACTAAACATCACTGGAGTGAATACGTCTGCCAAGGTAAACTAAGCGAATCCATCTTTACACCATATGTAGATTGTACAACTACGACACATTCAGGATACAAGAACAACGCAACAGTGGCATTTACTTGAAAAGAGCTGCTGCAACACTGATAAGTTTGGCTAAGTTCTTCTCCACTTGTCGATTTCTTTTGTAGTGGCTTTGACAAGTTTCTTGGTGTGAACAACGAGTTCATCGATAAGAGAATCAACTTCATCTCTGTCAGTATCCAAAACGAAAACCATCTTCAGTTCTACTGCTAACACAAGTATTGCTAGAATCGTAACTACAAGGGCGTAAACGACTTACAGAGATGGCTTTCCGACGTTGTAATAAGAGCGAGAGTGATCATAAGCCGCGCCTCTTCCGACGCCATAGCCAAACCCTACACCGATTCCACAACCAGCTCCAAATCCCAGACCAAACTGTAGTCCAGGAACTCCTGGTCCGAATCCTACACCTGTTTCATTAAATCTCTCTCAGAAAGACGATACAGATTATCTAAGACAGATTACAGCGATTCGCGCGATCAAGTTACCTCCGATAAGACCGGCGCCGAAACCGAATCCGCAACCGAATCCGAGTCCAAAGGCGGGACCAACTTTGCCGACGTCTTTGATCCTAACCTGAGGAAGTCTCCACAACAATCCCTTGTCGTCGTCtccgatgctcctcctcctgttGCTCATCGTCTCTGCTTGTCTTCTCTCTTCGTGGTTTTTGCTAGTACCTACTTGAAATGTGACTCACTTAACAAGGCCCATTTTACTACTTAGGCCCAACTGTAGAATATacttttatagaaaaaatatcTAACTAATCTAATTTTCATCAAATTAATGTATTTGAAAAAGATTCTCTCCCACCCACATTGATCAAGCTTGTTCCTATGAACTCAGTTTTGGACACATTTTTGTTCAACcgttaagtttttttctttctaaaatagACAAAATCTGTCTTCTTAAATTCggtttaaacttaaaaaaaaaaacaaatttcatttTCGACATAGGTTAAAAGATCCTTCTTGCTGTCTCGATCCGCATAAGATCACAAGCAAACTCAACTCTAATATGtcgagtttttgttttttctttacttttttttcctgGTAATTTAATTTCATTGGATCctcataaattataatattctgCAAAAAGTGACCATAAATCTTTAATGCTATTATGCTTACTTTGTGAGAGAACTTTATTTCACTGTTTCAAAAATCAAAGTCTTAGGATTTTTCAACTATGATGAGACCACTAGGAGCTTATTTAGGACAAGACATGTTTCAGTGCTAATTCGATCTAGAATCAGATCTATCCTTAGTTTTAGAGAAACGACACTATCATTTTGATAAATGTATGATTATCCTACAAAGATGGGAACTATTGTCTCATAATCATCTATAATTCCATTATGAAGAAATGTACAAAGAATACCAGTACATCTTTAGACTGAAGATTCAATAAAATGCATTGGTGATTATATAGAATCTTTGAGACGTCGATCATTACACCCTTACAGAAAGGATGAGAGGCCATGTTAACGTAGATTTTCCTTGATCAGGTCGACGATTATTGAATACCCAAATGACGATAACGTAATTGCAAGGCTAGTTtataagagattagagaatcATTTCTCCAAATGTTTTTGGTTAGATCATGATCAAAACAATTGCGCGCAATCTCTGAAGATAATTCAAGCAGTGACTACTGGCACTCATATAAGTGAAGCGACCTAACATTGCATGGATGAGAAACTACATGTGTAGCATCCCTGATCCTTGCTAAGGATCGTTTGGACGGGCCATGGGACGAGAGAACGTGAAAGCCGGTCGTAAGACT comes from Brassica rapa cultivar Chiifu-401-42 chromosome A02, CAAS_Brap_v3.01, whole genome shotgun sequence and encodes:
- the LOC103853596 gene encoding uncharacterized protein LOC103853596, giving the protein MLNKAVSAGRIGYHPWCREVNLSHLSFADDIVVFNDGSPASLEGTLKVFDDFALTSGLTVNIAKSTVFAAGRGKRSSEAVATRMGLSVSALPIKYLGLPLTTKIMSWSDYEPLLMRIRDRFLSWTSSALAYAGRLLLIKSVIASITNIWCAAFCLLQGCIDEIESMCSAFLWSGSPNVTSKVKLKVDMALVSELELLMGRLGEAVSPQTSIFLGCAGHKCGLMGVVEVAQTETASEKFLRMEIRNGWRVKFWFDLWHPLGRMIDITGEVGIQKLGIRRNATICDVLRGNEWQFRYCRDPGIRLLGDQIRAFPVVLDPDAEDAVLWKKDVNVFQGVFEAHSTWNLIRVHKVVLSWSRIIWFPQNVPRFAFVAWLAIKDRLATGHRMSNWSQGLACGCVFCGEPDETRDHLFFACPYTFTLWIDVAGLLLGTPPDPDWYITMEQIAHHSHDKLTTILLRLAYQVTIYYIWREWNDRKHNNTVRSVQQLARIVDKTIRSRIMSTRYFEKPKLRELLQRWFTTRISTA
- the LOC103853560 gene encoding TLC domain-containing protein 4, encoding MTTSFAFTGDDDSSKQLVLLASVCSGMLMCKIVYDLTGFISPLLFSAYGKLDSKVRMEWNNRGFSTFHAVFVSVASIYLLVISDQFDESVHGDLVINSTTRLSESVMGISLGYFVADLMMIFWHFPTLGGVEYVFHHCLSMFSIILSVTSGQAQFYIFMVLLSEATTPFVNLRWYLDASGQKGSKAYTLNGIALFLGWLVARILLFIYFFVHMYSHFHQVKQVFPLGFYSLLAVGPVLSTMNLLWFWKITKGLIKTISKATGKKKQ
- the LOC103853561 gene encoding keratin-associated protein 6-2, translated to MSNRRRSIGDDDKGLLWRLPQVRIKDVGKVGPAFGLGFGCGFGFGAGLIGGVGFGPGVPGLQFGLGFGAGCGIGVGFGYGVGRGAAYDHSRSYYNVGKPSLDEVDSLIDELVVHTKKLVKATTKEIDKWRRT